The proteins below come from a single Gimesia alba genomic window:
- a CDS encoding RNA polymerase sigma factor: protein MATGKDGKLAPEIVHQLVETHAVELRAFLMGLLRNHDLVDEVFQLTFSKALQSGGQSKEETRKGWLFRVAYHESMALLRRNKIHKKSLNNLSHTTNTFWTETPEQGLLENEHREQIRQALSNLPENQQTVVIARIYQNKTFNEIAQEFGLPLGTVLTRMRLAIKTLSKQIDHPSEDP, encoded by the coding sequence TTGGCCACCGGTAAGGATGGCAAGCTCGCCCCCGAGATCGTCCATCAATTAGTCGAAACACATGCGGTTGAACTGCGCGCTTTTTTGATGGGGTTACTACGCAATCATGATCTGGTTGATGAAGTATTCCAGCTGACGTTTTCCAAGGCACTCCAATCGGGAGGGCAGTCAAAGGAAGAGACTCGTAAAGGCTGGCTATTTCGAGTGGCTTATCATGAATCGATGGCGTTACTCCGTCGCAATAAGATTCATAAAAAATCGCTGAACAACCTGTCTCACACAACCAATACATTCTGGACTGAGACGCCAGAGCAGGGGTTGTTAGAGAATGAGCATCGAGAACAAATCAGACAGGCTTTGAGTAACCTGCCTGAAAATCAACAGACTGTTGTCATTGCACGAATTTATCAGAATAAAACGTTTAACGAAATCGCTCAAGAATTCGGGCTTCCGCTGGGAACCGTGCTGACGCGCATGCGACTCGCGATTAAGACCTTGTCGAAGCAAATTGATCACCCCTCCGAGGATCCTTGA
- a CDS encoding alpha/beta hydrolase: MNLLNTQSMQLKAFFCCCLLLCSTQLFAQEAPAAPPVCVTEESPCVSVPDCTSCVTEVNYWVVSSRCCIQKSECCCPCCEFDVYRSSEEGCVTESTFDTMTQALDPNAPICIMVHGSFVKWESALTDAYNTYFWLRNAAPRTPLNVIFFTWPSDDLKTKILPIDVNILGKRAEYNGHYLARLISELPPHHQISLLGHSHGARTVSSALHLMGGGSIQGVSLAECGIHICCRCRQFRAVFAAAAINHNWLNPGQRYGCALNCTDCLVNLRNKKDRILLFYPILAPISRRALARTGFTWLDRRALGDEVDRVHDIDVSKCVGAGHMFPNYYSHPEIAETIVPAIYFRR; encoded by the coding sequence ATGAATTTATTGAATACTCAATCCATGCAGCTCAAAGCATTTTTCTGCTGCTGCCTGCTGCTCTGCTCCACTCAATTGTTTGCTCAAGAAGCACCTGCCGCTCCTCCCGTTTGTGTAACCGAGGAAAGCCCCTGTGTTTCGGTCCCCGATTGCACTTCGTGTGTAACCGAGGTCAATTACTGGGTTGTCAGCAGCCGGTGTTGTATTCAGAAAAGTGAGTGTTGCTGTCCCTGTTGTGAATTTGATGTGTATCGTTCCAGCGAAGAGGGCTGTGTGACGGAATCCACATTTGACACAATGACTCAGGCCCTCGATCCCAATGCGCCGATATGCATCATGGTGCATGGTAGTTTTGTAAAGTGGGAAAGTGCCCTGACAGATGCTTATAACACCTATTTCTGGTTAAGAAACGCGGCACCACGCACGCCATTAAATGTGATCTTTTTCACCTGGCCCAGTGATGACCTGAAAACAAAGATCTTGCCCATTGATGTCAATATTCTGGGGAAACGGGCAGAATATAACGGCCATTACCTGGCACGATTGATCTCCGAATTGCCGCCGCATCACCAGATTAGCCTGCTGGGACACAGCCATGGTGCACGCACCGTTTCTTCGGCGTTGCATCTGATGGGAGGCGGCTCAATACAAGGCGTCTCACTCGCAGAGTGTGGCATTCACATCTGTTGTCGTTGCCGCCAGTTCCGCGCGGTTTTTGCTGCCGCTGCCATCAATCATAACTGGTTGAACCCGGGACAACGTTACGGCTGTGCCTTGAACTGCACCGACTGTCTGGTCAATCTTCGCAATAAAAAAGACCGCATCCTGCTGTTCTATCCGATTCTGGCCCCGATCTCCCGGCGTGCCTTGGCTCGTACTGGTTTCACCTGGCTTGATCGCCGGGCACTGGGTGACGAAGTTGACCGTGTGCATGACATTGACGTTTCCAAATGCGTCGGTGCCGGCCACATGTTCCCCAATTACTATAGCCACCCTGAAATCGCCGAAACGATTGTGCCTGCGATTTATTTCCGCCGGTAG
- a CDS encoding molybdopterin oxidoreductase family protein, which produces MSIIDRSKLNSLIHQKEGHLTRELLLSPGGFGLGKVPEKNLPDATTQMVCGFCGTGCNLNVHLKDGEGVCITPTTEYPVNLGMACPKGWEALSVLKSPDRAVSPLVKKSPSHWEPVDWDTALSLFSRKFKAIQEQHGADSVAFLSTGQMVTEEMAFLGALAKFGMGMVHGDGNTRQCMASAVTAYKQSFGFDSPPFTYQDLEESDVLVFVGANPCIAHPIMWERVMRNPHSPEIIVVDPRRTETAMQSTLHLQIAPKSDLPLFYGIANILIERGWINEEYIQAHTDDFEAFVTHVKAYPIERVVTETGLNQETIEQFAELIHSGKRVSFWWTMGVNQSYQGVRTAQSLINLALMTGNIGKPGTGPNSITGQCNAMGSRLFSNTTNLLGGHDFLNEEHRAKVADILSIPVDRIPAENSLPYHKIIEGILAGKIKGLWVICTNPAHSWINQGQIRDILDRLDFLVVQDMYHNTETARHADLILPAAGWGEKEGTFINAERRIGRVKRVTRAPGQALSDFSIFKLIAQYWGCADLFSEWKSPEDVFQIMKQLSAGQPCDFSGIEDYAEIEEQGGIQWPLTETAAKPPEQQRRLFADGQFFHSNGRARFMYSDPVKMPEPPNEQYPFVLLTGRGTASQWHTQTRTKNSDVLRKLYPNQIYVEMNPQDAAHYSIKPNEMIFVESQRGRLKARAFLTQSVQPKQLFIPMHYEETNRLTDAVFDPHSSQPSYKCCAVRVVKN; this is translated from the coding sequence ATGTCAATCATCGATCGATCAAAACTGAATTCTCTGATCCATCAAAAAGAGGGACACCTGACCCGCGAGCTACTGCTCTCTCCCGGCGGGTTTGGTCTCGGTAAAGTCCCTGAAAAAAATCTCCCCGATGCCACAACACAAATGGTCTGCGGATTTTGTGGAACCGGTTGTAACCTGAATGTCCACTTGAAAGATGGGGAAGGTGTCTGCATCACTCCAACCACCGAATATCCCGTGAATCTGGGAATGGCGTGCCCCAAAGGCTGGGAAGCGTTATCGGTTCTCAAATCTCCCGATCGGGCAGTCAGCCCCTTAGTCAAGAAATCACCCAGTCATTGGGAACCGGTCGACTGGGATACCGCTCTGAGTCTCTTCTCGAGAAAATTTAAAGCAATCCAGGAACAACACGGGGCCGATTCCGTCGCTTTCCTGAGTACCGGCCAGATGGTCACCGAAGAAATGGCATTTCTGGGAGCACTTGCCAAATTCGGTATGGGCATGGTTCACGGCGACGGAAATACGCGTCAGTGTATGGCGTCTGCTGTGACTGCCTATAAACAATCATTCGGCTTCGATTCGCCTCCCTTCACGTACCAGGATCTGGAAGAGTCAGACGTGCTCGTTTTCGTTGGTGCCAATCCCTGTATCGCACACCCGATTATGTGGGAACGGGTCATGCGCAATCCTCACTCGCCGGAAATCATTGTCGTTGACCCACGCCGTACCGAAACGGCTATGCAGTCCACACTGCATTTGCAGATTGCTCCCAAATCGGATCTGCCGCTGTTTTATGGGATTGCGAATATTCTGATCGAACGCGGCTGGATCAACGAGGAATATATTCAGGCACACACGGACGATTTTGAAGCGTTTGTCACCCACGTCAAAGCTTATCCGATTGAACGGGTTGTTACCGAGACGGGGCTCAATCAGGAAACCATCGAACAGTTTGCCGAATTGATTCATTCCGGAAAGCGCGTTTCCTTCTGGTGGACGATGGGCGTCAATCAGAGTTACCAGGGCGTCCGTACGGCTCAGTCGCTCATCAATCTTGCGCTGATGACGGGAAACATCGGGAAACCAGGCACAGGCCCCAATTCGATCACCGGCCAGTGTAACGCAATGGGGTCCCGTTTATTCAGCAATACGACCAATCTGTTAGGTGGACATGACTTCCTGAATGAAGAACATCGTGCCAAGGTGGCAGATATTCTATCGATCCCCGTAGATCGCATCCCTGCGGAAAACAGTCTGCCTTATCATAAAATCATCGAAGGCATTCTGGCGGGCAAAATCAAAGGACTCTGGGTCATCTGCACGAATCCCGCGCACTCCTGGATCAACCAGGGACAGATTCGCGATATTTTGGATCGACTGGACTTTCTAGTGGTTCAGGATATGTACCATAACACAGAAACAGCACGGCACGCCGACTTAATCCTGCCCGCTGCAGGTTGGGGAGAAAAAGAGGGGACCTTCATCAATGCCGAACGCCGGATCGGTCGAGTCAAACGGGTAACCCGTGCGCCTGGTCAAGCGTTGTCTGACTTTTCGATCTTCAAATTGATCGCACAATACTGGGGTTGTGCGGATCTCTTTTCCGAGTGGAAGTCGCCGGAAGATGTTTTTCAAATCATGAAACAACTCTCGGCTGGTCAGCCCTGTGATTTTTCCGGGATTGAAGATTACGCGGAAATTGAAGAGCAGGGGGGCATTCAATGGCCGCTTACTGAAACGGCAGCGAAGCCGCCCGAACAACAGCGACGATTATTTGCCGATGGCCAGTTCTTCCACTCCAATGGACGGGCCCGATTCATGTATTCGGATCCAGTCAAAATGCCCGAGCCACCAAACGAGCAATATCCATTCGTGTTACTCACAGGCCGGGGAACGGCGTCTCAATGGCATACCCAAACCAGAACAAAAAATTCCGACGTTCTGCGCAAGCTCTATCCCAACCAAATCTACGTCGAAATGAATCCGCAGGATGCAGCACACTATTCCATCAAACCGAACGAGATGATCTTTGTCGAATCGCAACGGGGCCGCCTCAAAGCGAGGGCGTTTCTAACGCAGTCGGTCCAACCGAAACAGCTGTTTATTCCCATGCATTATGAAGAAACGAACCGACTGACGGACGCCGTCTTCGACCCGCATTCCAGCCAACCCTCGTACAAGTGTTGTGCTGTTCGCGTGGTCAAGAATTAG
- a CDS encoding DmsC/YnfH family molybdoenzyme membrane anchor subunit: MNFNAEGNNQNVPFDLDEATTLPEGNASCHTELNLIAQLLQEQQTLTAVDQFAKRYEAQSIPAQSRYYADLIPSGAPQSGEQYGFQVDLDRCSGCKACVTACHSLNGLDEHETWRDVGLLIGGSNQAPIYQHVTTACHHCLEPACMHACPVNAYEKDPQTGIVKHLDDQCFGCQYCTLACPYDVPKYQSQKGIVRKCDMCSQRLADGEAPACVQACPHQAISIEIVNQEQVIADSELNSFLPAAPDPQHTFPTTTYKSKKPFPRNVLPADYYSASPQHAHLPLVIMLVLTQLSVGAFLTGSALEYYLSGETTAVMTRIQATSALFFGLVALGASTLHLGRPLYAFRGILGLKHSWLSREILAFGAFANLAMIDAALTWVSTSSFPELKSWQPLTGHMAEAVGVVGIFCSVMIYVFTKREFWSIELTAIKFSLTAILLGIASTWLTLFILDMKNNSPESNRLMAEAGPLLSKALIITTLIKLVFEASIFRYLLRRQNSQLKRSALLMSGELSNVTLARFACGILGGILMPAFLLNHQTEPLPNITLCIIVSILFIACLIGEFLERYLFFSAVAAPRMPGVLR, translated from the coding sequence ATGAATTTCAACGCTGAGGGAAACAATCAGAACGTTCCATTTGACCTGGACGAAGCGACGACACTTCCAGAAGGAAATGCATCCTGTCATACAGAACTGAATCTGATTGCACAACTGCTGCAGGAACAGCAGACTTTAACAGCCGTTGATCAATTTGCGAAACGCTATGAAGCACAATCCATCCCCGCTCAATCACGCTATTATGCCGACCTGATTCCATCGGGCGCGCCGCAGTCAGGCGAACAATATGGATTTCAAGTCGATCTGGATCGCTGTTCCGGCTGTAAAGCCTGTGTCACGGCCTGCCATTCACTAAATGGACTGGACGAACATGAGACATGGCGCGATGTCGGCTTACTGATTGGGGGATCGAATCAGGCCCCCATTTATCAGCATGTCACCACCGCCTGTCATCATTGTCTGGAACCCGCCTGTATGCATGCGTGTCCGGTGAATGCTTATGAAAAAGACCCGCAAACGGGAATTGTAAAGCATCTCGACGATCAATGTTTTGGTTGTCAGTATTGCACCTTGGCTTGCCCGTATGATGTCCCCAAATACCAGAGCCAGAAAGGTATTGTGCGCAAATGCGATATGTGCAGCCAACGCCTGGCAGACGGGGAAGCTCCCGCGTGTGTGCAGGCCTGTCCACATCAGGCGATTTCCATTGAAATCGTCAATCAGGAACAGGTCATTGCCGATTCAGAACTCAATTCCTTTCTGCCGGCGGCTCCTGATCCACAACACACATTTCCAACGACGACTTATAAATCGAAAAAACCGTTTCCCCGAAATGTCTTACCCGCCGATTACTATTCTGCCAGCCCCCAGCATGCCCACCTGCCGTTGGTGATCATGCTGGTGCTGACCCAGCTTTCGGTCGGTGCGTTTCTTACCGGCTCGGCGCTGGAATATTATCTCAGCGGTGAAACCACAGCCGTGATGACTCGAATTCAAGCGACAAGTGCCCTGTTCTTTGGCTTAGTCGCATTGGGGGCCAGCACATTACATCTGGGCCGCCCTCTGTATGCCTTTCGTGGTATCTTAGGTTTGAAACATTCCTGGTTGAGCAGAGAAATCCTCGCCTTCGGTGCTTTCGCAAATCTGGCAATGATAGATGCCGCTTTGACCTGGGTCTCCACATCATCGTTTCCGGAATTGAAATCCTGGCAGCCTCTGACAGGACATATGGCGGAGGCAGTCGGCGTCGTTGGCATTTTCTGTTCGGTCATGATCTACGTCTTTACCAAACGCGAATTCTGGAGCATTGAATTGACGGCGATTAAGTTTTCTCTGACGGCCATCCTGTTGGGAATTGCATCGACCTGGTTAACTCTGTTTATTTTAGACATGAAGAACAACTCTCCCGAGTCAAATCGACTCATGGCAGAAGCAGGACCGCTTCTCTCCAAGGCCTTAATCATCACCACGCTGATTAAACTCGTCTTTGAAGCGTCAATATTCCGTTATCTGCTGCGTCGACAGAATTCACAACTCAAGCGTTCTGCTTTACTCATGAGTGGTGAACTGTCAAACGTCACTCTCGCCCGTTTTGCCTGCGGTATTCTGGGCGGCATTCTGATGCCGGCCTTCCTGTTGAATCATCAGACAGAGCCGCTTCCCAATATCACTCTGTGTATTATTGTCAGCATTTTATTTATCGCCTGTTTAATTGGCGAATTTTTAGAACGATACCTTTTTTTCTCCGCGGTAGCCGCTCCCCGCATGCCCGGAGTATTACGATAA
- a CDS encoding ferredoxin reductase, which translates to MIDSQQQDFKKQNEQLVSLPVIEVIQEAEEVRTFRLDNLAEQLAPHKPGMFVKICLNINGAKVWRSFSISSSPLHPERIDLTIKRNPLGQVGNYFFDHIGPGSNILVKGPLGKFYFDPQEHTEPLVLLCAGIGITPMISMVRYLKEAELNNPCYLFYGARTHNDIIFDEETRSLITELPDFHYFLTLSQPAPHWLGYCGYLNSDFVLSKIPQVQMSRFFLCGPRRFNQDFEISLLENGVPHEMIHSEQFHKNRKPK; encoded by the coding sequence ATGATCGATTCACAACAACAAGATTTCAAAAAACAAAACGAACAACTGGTTTCACTTCCCGTAATCGAAGTCATTCAGGAAGCAGAAGAGGTTCGTACGTTTCGGTTGGATAATCTGGCAGAGCAACTTGCTCCTCACAAGCCAGGCATGTTCGTGAAGATCTGCCTCAACATTAATGGAGCTAAAGTCTGGCGGAGTTTTTCGATCAGTTCTTCGCCGCTGCACCCGGAACGAATTGATCTCACCATTAAACGGAATCCACTGGGGCAGGTGGGAAATTATTTTTTTGACCACATCGGCCCCGGCAGCAACATACTTGTCAAAGGCCCGCTGGGGAAATTCTATTTTGATCCGCAAGAACATACCGAACCACTCGTGCTGTTGTGTGCGGGAATTGGGATCACTCCCATGATCAGCATGGTGCGTTATCTGAAAGAAGCAGAACTCAACAATCCCTGTTACTTATTTTATGGCGCCCGAACTCACAACGATATTATCTTTGATGAAGAAACCAGGTCGCTCATTACGGAATTGCCCGACTTCCATTATTTCCTGACGCTTTCCCAACCCGCGCCACACTGGCTTGGTTACTGTGGTTATCTCAATTCTGATTTCGTTTTGTCAAAAATCCCCCAGGTCCAGATGTCTCGTTTCTTCCTGTGTGGCCCCCGACGATTCAATCAGGACTTTGAAATCAGCCTGTTAGAAAACGGCGTCCCACATGAAATGATTCACAGCGAGCAATTTCACAAAAACCGAAAGCCTAAATAA
- the nirB gene encoding nitrite reductase large subunit NirB, with translation MIQRNSEQKKSVVVIGNGMVGLRFCEQLIEKDQSQEYKIVTFCEEPRAAYDRVGLTQFFAHNDAEKLMLARKEWYAENNIDLHLADRAVSIDRENKKIRSQKGVEIPYDKVVIATGSYPFVPTVPGIKNRGVFVYRTINDLELIIDYASHSKKAAVIGGGLLGLEAAKAALDLGLETHVLEFAPRLMPRQIDDAGSKILVQKIEELGVQVHLNKATDEVLGENKVTGIRFQDGEELDLDMIIVSAGIRPRDELARECDLEVGERGGILVNDYLQTSDPDIYAVGEVALHSGMVYGLVAPGYQMAEVAATHLCQSGEANFTGSDLSTKLKLMGVDVASFGDYEADPASTKCLTFEDPFKGVYKKLVFNTEGTKLLGGILIGDASDYGSLSMLAKSEDLLPCSPHELVVGAGGGIPGGSAADMPDEAQICSCNNVTKGQICTAIQDESLTSVDQVKACTKAGAGCGGCLPLVTDVFKAEMAASGIVVNNHLCEHFEYSRTELFDIIKIKKLQTFAAVIAECGSGSGCEVCKPTVASILASLWNDHIVEHANLQDTNDRFLANVQRGGLYSIVPRVPGGEITPEKLIVLGEVAKEYGLYTKITGGQRVDLFGAEVHDLPVIWEKLINAGFESGHAYGKALRTVKSCVGTTWCRYGVGDSVGFAIRLEERYRGIRAPHKIKGGVSGCVRECAEAQSKDFGLIATENGYNLYICGNGGSKPRHADLFASDLDEETCIKYLDRFLMYYIQTADKLTRTATWLDKLEGGIEYLREVVIEDKLGICDELESMMQSLVDTYHCEWKEVVDNPEKRRLFEQFVNTDAHQPSIELIPQRGQQRPVDWEPDFIPIDNLKPPKTTHQDDNEELNSEPREWIRVGTVSDFPADSGSTIKYGNSQIAVFNFTSRGEWYACQQMCPHKKAMVLSRGIIGDQQGIPKVACPLHKKTFSLENGACLGGEEQYSVNVFQVKIDEQENVYLELPEEKVLDELLSQVECAGAH, from the coding sequence GTGATTCAGCGAAATTCTGAACAAAAGAAAAGTGTAGTTGTAATTGGTAACGGCATGGTCGGCTTGCGGTTTTGCGAGCAACTCATCGAGAAAGACCAATCACAGGAATATAAAATTGTCACGTTTTGCGAAGAACCCCGGGCCGCGTATGACCGGGTCGGCTTAACACAGTTTTTTGCCCATAACGATGCCGAAAAGCTGATGCTGGCCCGCAAAGAATGGTATGCGGAAAATAACATCGACCTACATCTGGCCGACCGGGCAGTCAGTATTGACCGCGAAAATAAAAAGATCCGCTCCCAAAAGGGAGTCGAAATTCCTTATGATAAAGTGGTCATCGCGACCGGCTCTTATCCATTTGTGCCAACGGTCCCCGGAATTAAAAACCGGGGCGTTTTCGTTTATCGAACGATCAACGACCTGGAATTAATCATTGACTACGCGTCCCACTCCAAGAAAGCCGCCGTCATTGGTGGAGGACTGCTTGGTCTGGAAGCAGCCAAGGCGGCTCTGGACCTGGGACTCGAAACACACGTTCTGGAATTCGCGCCCCGACTTATGCCTCGTCAGATTGATGATGCGGGCTCCAAGATTCTGGTTCAGAAAATTGAAGAACTGGGAGTTCAAGTCCATCTGAATAAAGCCACCGACGAAGTTCTGGGCGAAAACAAAGTCACGGGAATTCGGTTTCAGGATGGGGAAGAGCTGGACCTCGACATGATCATCGTCTCGGCTGGAATTCGTCCCCGCGATGAACTGGCGCGCGAGTGCGATTTGGAAGTGGGTGAGCGGGGCGGCATTCTGGTAAATGATTATCTGCAAACTTCCGATCCGGATATTTACGCGGTCGGTGAAGTCGCGCTGCACTCCGGTATGGTCTATGGACTGGTTGCACCCGGCTATCAAATGGCCGAAGTGGCGGCGACGCATTTATGCCAAAGTGGTGAAGCAAACTTCACAGGCAGTGACCTCTCTACAAAATTAAAATTGATGGGCGTCGATGTGGCCAGTTTTGGCGACTACGAAGCCGATCCGGCTTCTACAAAATGTCTGACCTTCGAAGATCCCTTCAAAGGCGTCTATAAAAAACTTGTTTTTAATACAGAGGGGACCAAGTTACTCGGTGGCATTCTGATCGGCGACGCATCTGATTACGGCAGCCTTTCGATGCTAGCCAAATCGGAAGATCTTTTGCCCTGCAGTCCTCACGAACTTGTGGTCGGCGCGGGAGGTGGCATTCCTGGTGGGAGTGCCGCTGACATGCCTGACGAAGCGCAGATCTGCTCCTGTAATAATGTCACCAAAGGACAAATCTGTACGGCGATTCAAGACGAAAGTTTAACCTCGGTCGATCAAGTCAAAGCCTGCACCAAAGCGGGAGCAGGCTGTGGGGGCTGTCTGCCTCTGGTAACCGATGTCTTTAAAGCAGAAATGGCGGCGTCCGGCATCGTTGTGAATAATCACCTCTGCGAACACTTCGAATATTCGCGGACGGAATTATTCGACATCATCAAAATCAAAAAGCTGCAAACCTTTGCCGCTGTGATCGCTGAATGTGGTTCGGGCTCGGGCTGTGAAGTCTGTAAGCCCACTGTCGCTTCAATCCTTGCCAGCCTCTGGAATGATCACATTGTGGAGCATGCCAACCTGCAGGATACCAACGATCGTTTCCTGGCAAATGTACAACGCGGCGGTCTCTACTCGATTGTGCCCCGAGTCCCGGGTGGTGAAATCACACCTGAAAAATTGATCGTACTGGGAGAAGTCGCGAAGGAATACGGGCTTTATACGAAAATCACGGGTGGACAACGCGTCGACTTATTCGGCGCGGAAGTGCATGATCTCCCCGTAATCTGGGAAAAACTAATCAATGCCGGCTTTGAAAGCGGCCACGCTTACGGTAAAGCGCTGCGTACGGTTAAAAGTTGTGTTGGTACGACCTGGTGCCGCTACGGGGTCGGAGATTCGGTTGGTTTCGCAATTCGACTGGAAGAACGCTACCGTGGGATTCGTGCCCCGCATAAAATCAAAGGGGGCGTCTCGGGATGTGTGCGTGAATGTGCCGAAGCACAAAGTAAAGACTTTGGATTGATCGCCACCGAAAACGGCTACAACCTGTATATCTGCGGCAATGGCGGTTCAAAACCCCGGCACGCCGACCTGTTCGCATCTGACCTGGATGAAGAAACCTGTATCAAATATCTGGATCGTTTTCTGATGTATTATATCCAGACCGCTGACAAGTTAACCCGTACCGCAACCTGGCTGGATAAACTGGAAGGTGGCATCGAATATCTGCGAGAAGTTGTGATTGAGGACAAACTCGGAATCTGTGACGAGCTGGAATCGATGATGCAGTCACTTGTCGATACGTATCATTGTGAATGGAAAGAAGTCGTCGACAACCCTGAGAAACGGCGGCTGTTCGAGCAATTCGTGAATACCGATGCGCATCAGCCTTCAATCGAACTGATCCCGCAGCGCGGTCAACAGCGTCCTGTTGACTGGGAGCCGGACTTTATTCCGATTGACAACCTCAAACCGCCGAAAACTACTCACCAGGATGACAACGAGGAATTGAACTCTGAACCCCGGGAATGGATTCGCGTCGGCACCGTCAGCGACTTTCCTGCCGATAGTGGTTCGACGATCAAATATGGGAATTCCCAAATTGCCGTTTTTAACTTTACCAGTCGCGGCGAATGGTATGCCTGCCAGCAGATGTGCCCCCACAAAAAAGCCATGGTACTGTCACGAGGAATCATCGGCGATCAGCAGGGAATTCCCAAAGTCGCCTGCCCGCTGCACAAAAAAACGTTTTCTCTGGAAAATGGTGCCTGCCTGGGCGGCGAAGAACAGTATTCAGTCAATGTGTTTCAAGTTAAAATAGATGAACAGGAAAATGTGTATCTGGAACTGCCCGAAGAAAAAGTACTTGATGAATTATTGAGTCAGGTAGAATGTGCTGGCGCTCACTAA
- a CDS encoding MFS transporter, translating to MDIPNKATRINLFNFTTPQMRAFHMSWFAFFLCFFAWFGIAPLMKVVREEMLLTKEQIGWCIIGSVAITVIARLFIGWLCDHIGPRLAYTWLLVLGAIPVMGIGFAHDYTTFLIFRIAIGAIGASFVITQYHTSVMFAPNCVGTANATTAGWGNLGGGVTQIIMPLIFTMFIGIFGFSESLGWRASMFLAGLVCALTGVAYFFLTQDTPDGNFKDLRAAGKLPQKEEKKGMFLSACKDHRVWALFVIYGACFGIELTINNVAALYFLDYFDYFKNMDTTKAIKMAGLFASMFGLMNIFARTLGGAFGDRFGKKWGLSGRVKWLFIAIFCEGIALMVFSRMDVLAMALPTLIVFSLFVQMSEGATYSVVPFINKKALGPVSGIVGAGGNAGAVAAGFLFKTQAINWPTALFILGAIVTSCAFLTFLVRFNEETEEEARLATESAITLKTGEKELAASMGN from the coding sequence ATGGACATTCCAAACAAAGCAACCAGAATCAATCTGTTTAATTTTACGACGCCTCAGATGCGGGCATTTCATATGTCCTGGTTCGCCTTCTTTCTCTGTTTCTTTGCCTGGTTTGGAATTGCCCCGTTGATGAAAGTCGTACGGGAAGAAATGCTGCTGACAAAAGAGCAGATCGGCTGGTGTATTATCGGCTCGGTTGCCATCACGGTCATCGCCCGCCTGTTTATTGGCTGGCTCTGTGATCATATTGGTCCGCGGCTGGCTTACACTTGGCTGTTGGTGCTGGGCGCCATCCCCGTGATGGGCATTGGTTTCGCCCATGACTATACCACATTTCTGATTTTCCGAATTGCCATTGGTGCGATCGGTGCCTCGTTTGTCATCACTCAATATCACACTTCCGTCATGTTCGCACCGAATTGTGTGGGAACAGCAAACGCGACCACGGCCGGCTGGGGTAACCTGGGTGGCGGTGTGACTCAAATTATCATGCCCCTGATTTTCACGATGTTCATCGGCATCTTCGGGTTCAGTGAATCTCTTGGCTGGCGCGCCTCTATGTTCTTAGCCGGGCTAGTCTGTGCTTTGACGGGCGTCGCTTATTTCTTTCTGACACAAGACACCCCCGACGGGAATTTCAAAGACCTGAGAGCAGCAGGGAAATTACCACAAAAAGAAGAAAAGAAGGGCATGTTTTTAAGTGCCTGCAAAGACCATCGCGTGTGGGCATTGTTTGTGATCTACGGAGCCTGCTTCGGAATTGAACTCACAATCAACAATGTCGCGGCACTCTATTTTCTGGATTACTTTGATTACTTCAAGAATATGGATACCACGAAAGCCATTAAAATGGCCGGTCTGTTTGCCAGTATGTTCGGATTGATGAATATCTTTGCTCGAACTCTGGGCGGGGCCTTTGGTGATCGCTTCGGCAAAAAATGGGGGCTCAGCGGACGCGTCAAGTGGTTGTTCATCGCGATTTTCTGTGAAGGAATTGCTCTGATGGTCTTTTCACGGATGGATGTGCTGGCCATGGCATTACCAACTCTCATCGTCTTCAGCCTGTTCGTACAAATGTCGGAGGGAGCAACCTACTCGGTTGTCCCGTTTATCAATAAAAAAGCCCTCGGTCCTGTTTCCGGAATTGTGGGTGCGGGTGGAAATGCCGGGGCTGTGGCGGCCGGATTCCTGTTTAAAACTCAGGCCATCAACTGGCCTACGGCTCTGTTTATTCTGGGTGCCATCGTGACCAGTTGTGCGTTTCTGACATTCCTCGTTCGATTCAATGAAGAAACCGAAGAAGAGGCTCGTCTGGCAACAGAATCCGCGATCACCCTCAAAACGGGAGAGAAAGAACTGGCGGCATCAATGGGGAATTAG